One genomic window of Odocoileus virginianus isolate 20LAN1187 ecotype Illinois chromosome 8, Ovbor_1.2, whole genome shotgun sequence includes the following:
- the SLITRK6 gene encoding SLIT and NTRK-like protein 6: MKLWIHLLYSSLLACISSQSQSPMSSASARGSCDSLCNCEEKDGTMLINCEEKGIKKLSQISVPPSRPFHLSLLNNGLTVLHTDDFSGLTNAISIHLGFNNIADIEPGAFNGLGLLKQLHINHNSLEILKEDTFHGLENLEFLQADNNFITVIEPSAFSKLNRLKVLILNDNAIESLPPNIFRFVPLTHLDLRGNQLQTLPYVGFLEHIGRILDLQLEDNKWACNCDLVQLKLWLENMPPQSVIGDVVCNSPPFFKGSILSRLKKESICPTPPVYEEHEDPSGSLHLAVTSSISDSRMSAKTTSLLKPPTKAPGLIPYITKPSTQLPGLYCPIPCNCKVLSPSGLLIHCQERNIESLSDLKPPPQNPRKLILAGNIIHTLLKSDLVEYFTLEMLHLGNNRIEVLEEGSFMNLTRLQKLYLNGNHLTKLSGGMFLGLHNLEYLYLEYNGIKEILPGTFNPMPKLKVLYLNNNLLQVLPPHIFSGVPLTRINLKTNQFTHLPVSNILDDLDLLTQIDLEDNPWDCSCDLVGLQQWIQKLSKNTVTDEILCTSPEHLHKKELKALNSELLCPGLVNNPSLPTQTSYIIVNTPTTATAADAIFKSLTDAVPLSVLILGLLIVFITIVFCAAGIVVFVLHRRRRYKKKQADEQMRDTSPVHLQYSMYGHKTTHHTTERPTASLYEQHMVSPMVHVYRSPSFGPKHLEEEEERNEKEGSDAKHLQRSLLERENQSPLTGSNMKYKTTDQSTEFLTFQDASSLYRNILEKERELQQLGITEYLRKNIAQLQPDMEVHYPGAQEELKLMETLMYSRSRKVLVEQTKNEYFELKANLHAEPDYLEVLEQQT; the protein is encoded by the coding sequence ATGAAGCTCTGGATTCATCTCTTGTATTCATCTCTCCTTGCCTGTATATCTTCACAGTCCCAATCTCCAATGTCCTCTGCCTCAGCCAGAGGTTCTTGTGACTCTCTTTGCAATTGTGAGGAAAAAGACGGCACGATGTTAATAAATTGTGAAGAGAAAGGTATTAAGAAGTTATCCCAAATAAGTGTGCCACCATCACGACCTTTCCACCTAAGTTTATTAAATAATGGCTTGACAGTACTTCACACAGATGACTTTTCTGGGCTTACCAATGCTATCTCAATACACCTTGGATTTAACAACATTGCAGATATTGAGCCTGGTGCATTTAATGGCCTTGGCCTTCTTAAGCAACTTCATATCAATCACAATTCTctagaaattcttaaagaggatACCTTCCATGGACTGGAAAACCTGGAATTCCTACAAGCAGATAACAATTTCATTACAGTGATTGAACCAAGTGCCTTTAGCAAGCTCAACAGACTTAAAGTGTTAATTTTAAATGACAATGCTATTGAGAGTCTTCCTCCAAACATATTTCGATTTGTTCCTCTAACGCATCTAGATCTTCGTGGAAATCAGTTGCAAACATTGCCTTATGTTGGTTTTTTAGAACATATAGGCCGAATATTGGATCTCCAGTTGGAGGACAATAAATGGGCCTGCAATTGTGACTTAGTACAGCTAAAACTTTGGTTGGAAAACATGCCCCCACAGTCTGTAATTGGTGATGTTGTATGCAACAGCCCTCCATTTTTCAAAGGAAGCATACTAAGCCGGCTGAAAAAGGAGTCGATTTGCCCCACTCCACCAGTATACGAAGAACACGAGGATCCTTCTGGATCATTACATCTGGCAGTAACCTCTTCAATAAGCGACAGTCGCATGTCAGCCAAGACCACGTCTCTTTTAAAACCACCCACCAAAGCACCAGGTTTAATACCTTATATTACAAAGCCATCCACTCAACTTCCAGGACTCTACTGTCCTATTCCTTGTAATTGCAAAGTACTCTCCCCATCAGGACTTCTAATACACTGTCAAGAGCGCAATATTGAAAGTTTATCAGATCTAAAACCTCCTCCACAAAATCCTAGAAAGCTTATTCTCGCAGGGAATATCATTCATACATTACTGAAGTCTGATTTAGTGGAATACTTCACTTTGGAAATGCTTCACTTGGGAAACAATCGTATTGAGGTTCTTGAAGAAGGATCATTTATGAATTTAACAAGATTACAAAAGCTTTATCTGAATGGTAACCACCTGACCAAATTGAGTGGAGGTATGTTTCTTGGTCTCCACAATCTTGAGTACTTATATCTTGAATACAATGGTATTAAGGAAATATTACCTGGAACTTTCAACCCAATGCCTAAACTGAAAGTGCTCTATTTAAACAACAACCTCCTACAAGTTTTACCACCACATATTTTTTCAGGGGTTCCTCTTACGAGGATAAACCTTAAAACAAACCAATTTACTCATCTACCTGTAAGTAATATCTTGGATGACCTTGATTTACTGACCCAGATTGACCTTGAGGACAACCCCTGGGACTGTTCCTGTGACCTGGTTGGATTGCAGCAATGGATACAAAAGTTAAGTAAGAACACAGTGACAGATGAAATACTCTGCACCTCTCCAGAGCACTTACACAAAAAGGAATTGAAAGCACTCAATAGTGAACTTCTTTGCCCAGGTTTGGTCAATAACCCATCCCTACCAACTCAGACTAGTTACATCATTGTCAATACGCCTACAACCGCAACTGCAGCTGATGCTATTTTTAAATCACTTACTGACGCAGTACCACTATCTGTTTTAATACTAGGTCTGCTGATTGTATTCATAACTATTGTGTTCTGTGCTGCAGGGATAGTGGTTTTTGTCCTCCACCGCAGGAGAAGATACAAAAAGAAACAAGCAGATGAGCAGATGAGAGACACCAGCCCTGTGCATCTCCAGTATAGCATGTACGGCCATAAGACAACTCACCACACCACTGAAAGACCCACAGCATCACTCTATGAGCAGCACATGGTGAGCCCCATGGTTCACGTCTATAGGAGCCCATCCTTTGGCCCAAAGCAtctggaagaagaagaagaaaggaatgagAAAGAGGGAAGTGATGCAAAACATCTCCAAAGAAGTCTTTTAGAACGAGAAAATCAGTCCCCACTCACAGGTTCAAATATGAAGTACAAAACCACAGACCAATCCACTGAATTTTTAACCTTCCAGGATGCCAGTTCATTATACAGGAACAtattagagaaagaaagggaacttCAGCAACTGGGAATCACAGAATACCTAAGGAAAAACATTGCTCAACTTCAGCCTGATATGGAGGTACATTATCCAGGAGCCCAAGAAGAGTTAAAGTTGATGGAGACATTAATGTACTCAAGGTCAAGGAAGGTATTAGTGGAACAGACTAAAAATGAGTATTTTGAGCTGAAAGCTAATTTACATGCTGAACCTGATTACTTAGAAGTCCTGGAGCAGCAAACATAG